From one Topomyia yanbarensis strain Yona2022 unplaced genomic scaffold, ASM3024719v1 HiC_scaffold_131, whole genome shotgun sequence genomic stretch:
- the LOC131694745 gene encoding serine protease snake-like yields MMSMSCSVLTLALVFGVVKGFDFPNVERISEKKCSEYRKLTVKTSTLITLSLRPTSIVYEDYKCPNVVDLIVGGEAARRGEFPHQALLGYPGEDDPRSIEFKCGGSLISERYVLTAAHCSSGAKPTVVRLGESDLSDDDDDQVDFDIEDFIRHPEYSPRRAYHDIALVKMVQDVFFTKLIRPACLWEGHDLNITTAYATGYGRTEFAGATSDILRKVQLDILDKSECNSFATSRKFNRGVIDEQICVGSREGGKDTCQGDSGGPLETVTDHKGCMFHILGITSTGAACGYGKSPSIYTRVASYIDWIESVVWSSS; encoded by the exons ATGATGTCAATGAGCTGCAGTGTGTTGACGTTGGCTCTCGTTTTCGGTGTTGTTAAAG GCTTCGATTTCCCGAACGTGGAACGAATCTCGGAGAAGA AATGTTCAGAATACCGTAAGCTGACGGTGAAAACTTCGACTCTCATCACGCTATCCCTTCGGCCGACGTCCATAGTGTACGAGGATTACAAATGTCCAAATGTGGTGGATTTAATCGTTGGCGGTGAAGCTGCCAGAAGAGGGGAATTCCCCCATCAGGCTCTCCTGGGTTATCCCGGGGAGGATGATCCTCGCAGCATTGAGTTCAAATGCGGTGGTTCCCTGATTAGCGAACGGTACGTGCTAACCGCAGCTCACTGTTCGTCCGGTGCCAAACCGACCGTTGTTCGGCTGGGTGAAAGTGATTTGAGCGATGATGATGACGACCAGGTTGATTTCGATATTGAAGACTTCATCCGACATCCGGAGTATTCACCTCGGCGTGCGTACCACGATATCGCGCTGGTGAAAATGGTGCAGGATGTGTTTTTCACCAAACTAATCAGACCGGCTTGTCTATGGGAAGGACACGACCTAAATATAACCACTGCCTATGCGACCGGGTATGGAAGGACAGAATTCG cgggtgcgacgtccgacattCTGAGAAAAGTTCAACTGGATATTCTGGACAAGTCCGAGTGCAATTCCTTCGCTACTAGCAGAAAGTTCAACCGAGGTGTTATTGACGAACAGATATGTGTTGGTAGCCGCGAAGGAGGTAAAGATACGTGCCAAGGTGACTCGGGAGGACCGCTTGAAACGGTGACCGATCATAAAGGCTGCATGTTTCACATTCTGGGAATAACGTCCACGGGCGCGGCATGCGGTTATGGGAAATCCCCGTCCATCTACACTCGCGTTGCGAGTTATATCGACTGGATTGAGTCAGTTGTTTGGAGTTCGAGTTAA